One part of the Humulus lupulus chromosome 9, drHumLupu1.1, whole genome shotgun sequence genome encodes these proteins:
- the LOC133800266 gene encoding uncharacterized protein LOC133800266, translated as MPNYVKFLKDILTKKRRLGEFETVALTEGCSAMLKNKIPPKLKDPSSFTIHCSIGGRDVGKALCDLGASINLMPVSMSKMLGIGEARPTTITLQLADCSMVHLEGKIEDVLVQVDKFIFSADFIILDYEEDRDVPIILGRPFLATKRTLIDVEKGELTI; from the coding sequence atgcccaactatgtgaagtttttAAAGGATATTTTAACTAAGAAGAGGAGGCTTGGTGAATTTGAAACGGTGGCCTTGACTGAAGGTTGTAGTGCTATgttgaagaataaaattcctcctaaattgaAAGATCCGAGTAGCTTCACAATTCATTGTTCTATTGGTGGTAGAGACGTTGGTAAAGCACTTTGTGACTTGGGGGCtagtatcaatttgatgcccGTGTCAATGTCCAAGATGTTGGGGATTGGAGAAGCAAGACCAACCACAATCACTTTACAATTAGCAGATTGTTCTATGGTGCATCTGGAGGGAAAAATTGAAGACGTCCTAGTACAAGTTGACAAGTTCATTTTTTCGGCGGATTTCATTATTCTTGACTATGAGGAAGATAGGGATGTACCAAtcattttggggagaccatttcTTGCCACCAAGAGGACATTGATAGATGTTGAAAAAGGAGAGCTCACCATTTGA